The Trichoderma breve strain T069 chromosome 2, whole genome shotgun sequence DNA segment TGTCATCCTTCCCTCCAAGATCCGACAGAAACCGTCGGATTCGGGGGCGGAATCGGAATCAACCCCAAACTTACACCTTTGGGGACGCAAGGACAATTGGGTTCGCGTCATCAGATGCAAATTGAGTTGGCTTTCTTTGGCGGAGAGGCggtgcttgtgctgctgaggtggtttctcttttcttttatttttttttacccgTGTGTCGCGTAATATATATGCAGCTTCACTTCTTCACATCACCGAGAGCTGCTCATTGTACTTACTGCTAGAGCTACTACTCCATTGACgaattgattgattccaGACAGCTTCGCTTCACATCGCTTTACATCGCTTCACAAACTGTAGATAGGTAGTGAAAGCAAAAAGTCGCCAACATGCCCGTCACAGAGTTTGCCACGAAGGAGCTGTACAGATACCAGAATGGCTTCAACAACCACCTAGAGTGAGTGAATTTCTGCCGTACTTGAGCATCCCCAGCTACTGCGACTTACACCAACCTCACAAAAGTACCTTTACATCTCCAATGCTAACCTCACCTCCACCACTACAGATCCGAAGCTATCCAGGGCGCCCTCCCCATCGGCCAAAACTCCCCTCAAAAGCCCCCCCATGGCCTCTACGCCGAGAAGCTCTCCGGAACTGCCTTCACAGCCCCCCGCCACGAGAACAAGCAGACCTGGCTGTACCGCATCCTCCCTTCGTGCGCCCATCCGCCCTACCAGCCCTCTCCCGAGTCTCGCGCCGCCCAGGAAGGCGCCGACACCTCCAAGCTGCGCTACATCCCCAACCAGCTGCGGTGGGATCCTTTCGACCACAATGAGGCGCGCGACCTCGACTTCGTCTCCGGCATGAGGCTGGTCGCTGGCGCCGGCGATCCCACGCTCAAGCAGGGCATCGGCATGCTGGTCTACGCCGCCGGCAAGAGCATGGACGAGAAGTCGGCCTTTTACTCAGCAGACGGCGACCTCTTGATCGTGCCGCAGGAGGGCGACCTCAACATCCGCACCGAGtttggctggctgctggtgcgCCCCATGGAGATCTGCGTCATCCCTCGCGGCGTCAAATACCAGGTCCAGCTTTCATCAGGCCCAGCCAGGGGCTACGCTCTCGAGCTGTACCAAGGCCACTTCAACCTCCCCGAGCTGGGCCCCATCGGTTCCAACGGCCTCGCCAACGCCCGCGACTTCCAAGCACCCGTGGCCCATTTCAGCGAGGACTTTGGCGCCACGGCCTCCGAGGGCAGCAACTCGTTCGACATCACcgtcaagctcaacaacacGCTCTTCCACACGCGCCAGGCCCACACGCCCTTCGACGTCGTCGGCTGGCAGGGCAACTACTACCCCTACAAGTACGACCTGGGCCGCTTCAACACCATCGGCACCATCTCGTACGACCACCCGGACCCGTCCATCTTCACCGTCCTGTCGGCCCCGTCCGGCGTGCCCGGCACCGCCGTCGCCGActtcgtcatcttcccaCCGCGCTGGCTGGTCGGCGAGGACACTTTCCGCCCGCCCTGGTACCACCGCAACACCATGAGCGAGTTCATGGGCCTCATCTGCGGCGGCTACGACGCCAAGAGGggcggcgccggcggctTCGTTCCCGGAGGCGCCAGTCTGCACAACGTCATGAGCGGCCACGGCCCAGACGCCGACAGCCATGAGGGTGCCCGCAATGCGGCGCTCGCCCCCGTCAAGGTCGGTGGTGGCAGCTGTGCCTTCATGTTCGAGAGCTGCCTCATGGTCGGTGTCACCGAATGGGGACTGCGCACCTGCAAGAAGGTTCAGGAGGGCTACAGCGAGGAGAGCTGGGGAGGTGTCAAGACGCACTGGGCGAAGCCCGCCGGTAAGGAGGTGAGAAGCCACCTCGCCGAGTAAGAGGGATAATGTGGTGGAGTCGAAATGGTTTGACTCGTAACGTCTTTAGAGACTCGTGTAAACAATTTTGTCATGTATTTTGCTTTATGTTTTCATATGTGGGATTGAGGGACAGCCCGCTGTCGATGTTTTGTATTGTAGGATATTAGCGATCATCAGAATGAAATACCAAATCATTTTAACACTTTTTCAAGGTTCCAGATAAAAACTCATACATTGATAAACGCCCCGTCTACATGCATCTACATGTGACCTTTGGTATACAATACCACCGAACCTCCCTAATTAGCACATATCGATTCAAACCCATCCTCCAACGCCAAACACATTGCTGCCGCCCGCCCCCTAAATCGTACACATCAACGCCTCATCTTCAGAACCGCCCTACTCATCCTtatccttctcttcatcctcatcttccccatcctcctccaaagCCCAGTCCTTCCACCCTTCACCCCGCAGCCAGCTCACGCCCTTGCGCCACTGGCCCTCTCGGATGGCCTTTGCATCACGCTCGTACACCACACCCGTCACCATCAGCGCAAGAACAAACACCCACACGTCTCCGCCCTTCATGGCCTTCCACCAGCGTCGCTTCACACCAACCTTCCACAGGCTGTCAACGCTGGCACGAGCAGAGTACAGGAACACACCGCGGCCGTGGCGACGCTCTACCCACGCCCACATGCCCGCGAAGAAGCCTCCCAGGAAGATACGCTGCGTCGCAAGAACATGGCGCGGAAGATactgctggaagaagcaaataGATGCCCAGGCCGTCGAGAGGGATCCCGTGGCAAAGGTAGAGAGGCGCAGAGCCTGCGATATGATTTTCTGGATGGTGGCGAATGGGAAGTTGTACAAGTTGCGGGACCGAGGGATGATGGTCATGGCGGAAGTGAAAATCAGGAAGAAACGCGTCATAGTCGGGAACGAGTTGAGCCAGAAGGTAAGGTAGGTTCGCAGACAAGACGGGTCTGTGGGATGAAGAGTTGCGCAGGAGAGAGACGTAATGAGCGGATGAGCCTGTGAGCTCAGTGGTGAGACGCCAGCCAGCGTCGGTGGGAGAACCTCTTTGTTGGGGAACAAGATGGGAGAAATATTAGGTCTATAGAAGGATGAAAGTTAGTCTAGTCACATATCTTCACATAGAGGATTTAGCTTACGGCCAGTTGAGTCGGGCCATCTCTGCGATATTTGCCAGGACATCAGTCGCACTGGGCCACTTGAGAGTCTTGGGGTAGTTCTCTGGTGCCGGGGGTAGGTAAGTAGACGAGTTTTTGAAAATGAAATCCCCAAACGACTATCGCATTGTTAGTAAGTGGTCCTTGGTTGAAATACAGGGAAGGGACAAAAAACATACGGAAGGAAAGCAATCAGGGTCAAAGACTGCAGCATGGAGCAATTGGCCGAAAGCCAGGGGCTGCAGCATCCAGCTACCAAACCACCAGGGCCGCTCGCGGTTCTTCCCATTCTTGATGCCCCAAATCATGCCGTCCTTCTCGCACACATTCCAGCCAAACTCCAAGGCTCGGAACAGGGCGtagatggcgatgctgacACGCATCTGCTGGGACGGATAGACGCCGAGGGCAAGACCCGCGAGCGACGCACCAATGGCCGGCGCAAACGGCGATGTCAGAGTTGCCGTCGTCCGCGGGTTGCGCAGCCGGAAAGGCTCGGCCTGCGGATCCAGGAGATGGACGCGGAGCCGGGTGAGGAAGCGGAAGAGCACCCGGTAGAGAAACAAGATGCTGGACAATGAGAGAGACAGCCTCAAGGCGGGGGATTTGTagaatggcttcttctgtCCGCCTGCACTCGAACTAATTTCGTTTCAAAGATCCGTCAGCTTCGCAACAATCACCATGTAGTCCATTCATCGAACCAGTAGACTTACTCCTTGCTCCCAAGTCTCTTCATGACCGCGTCCCACACTTTCATGCCAATCCACGTCGCCGTGAAGACGCGCAGCGAGTGCCGCACCGCCTTTGCATTGTAGTCATCACCTCCCTTCCTCGGCTGCAGTGCCTTGTCCACGCTGCTTGGGCTCGGTGCCGCGCGGCGCAGCGTCCGCGACTTGGAGAGGATGTACTTGTGAAGTGCCGCGTATTCGCGCGGCGAGATGGTGTATCGCAAGGCATTCCGGAGGATTGGGTCTGGCCCGGAAGAGCCGGCTCCAGTGCCTTGCATGACGGCCTTGTCGCTCGGAGGCGGGGCCAGcgctgatggcgatgccattgtAACGATGTCGTCGATGTCGCAGCTGTTTTGATATCGGGTACGCAGCCACTGAGGAGTCGTGTGGTGTCGCCGACCTTCGCGAGGACCAGCTGCAGCGGTGTTAAGTAGTCAACGTCGAGTCCCCTTCCTCCAGATACGACCAAAAGACACGGGCCAGCCTGAGCCGCAAAATATGCCCGTTATCACCCAACCCCCAGGCGACGAGGGAGAGCAAAGGAGTCGAGTGGTGTGACGGTGACTCTGCGTGCTGCTGTCCGGAACGCGATGCGGCAATGACACGTAGCTTGATACTCCCTAAGTCTTTCGCTCTTGCGACGTGTCCCCAGGAAAGGCTCGAGTCGAACAGCCCAGGATGAGGCTATCGCCACGCCAGGCACTCGGGTCGATCTGTGAAGCCCGCAGCGAAGTTGCAAGAGCCAAAGCTCCTCCCTGTCCGCCCTGCAGTGGCCAGTGCGGTAGCCAACGAAAGGTTGAGCCTCGGCAGCGCGGCACATGTGAGCGGGCAGCAATTATGGAGCACCAAGACCGCTATAATACAGGGGGTTTAGAGTGGGGCTAGACTCGGGCAGGGCTTCCCCATTGTCACTGTTGCTGATGACTTCATCTGCACTCACTGACTCGGTATTTAATTACCCGATGTTAATTCCAATTGTATGCTGTTGCGGTTATCTACGCAGAAGACCATTATCATGAAACAGACATCTGGTAGCTACGAGCTTTTGACACACACCCGTTGTAGACATCAGTTATTATCAAAAAGACCAAGACTTATACATACCTTGGGTACCGGACACGAACATGCAATTTCCTGTTACTACCGCTACATTCTTTAGCCTTGAAAATAGCCGGACAACCAAGGTACTTCTCATTCCATTCTATCACGGCACTCTTAGTTGTCTACCTGCATGGTAATGGCAACTCCTCATAAACGTGGAATTCATGTTGGCTAGACACCTCATGCCCCTATTTGTATAACTATGGGACAAGCCAGCAACTACGTGTTTCATTAAATGCAATACGT contains these protein-coding regions:
- a CDS encoding homogentisate 1,2-dioxygenase domain-containing protein encodes the protein MPVTEFATKELYRYQNGFNNHLESEAIQGALPIGQNSPQKPPHGLYAEKLSGTAFTAPRHENKQTWLYRILPSCAHPPYQPSPESRAAQEGADTSKLRYIPNQLRWDPFDHNEARDLDFVSGMRLVAGAGDPTLKQGIGMLVYAAGKSMDEKSAFYSADGDLLIVPQEGDLNIRTEFGWLLVRPMEICVIPRGVKYQVQLSSGPARGYALELYQGHFNLPELGPIGSNGLANARDFQAPVAHFSEDFGATASEGSNSFDITVKLNNTLFHTRQAHTPFDVVGWQGNYYPYKYDLGRFNTIGTISYDHPDPSIFTVLSAPSGVPGTAVADFVIFPPRWLVGEDTFRPPWYHRNTMSEFMGLICGGYDAKRGGAGGFVPGGASLHNVMSGHGPDADSHEGARNAALAPVKVGGGSCAFMFESCLMVGVTEWGLRTCKKVQEGYSEESWGGVKTHWAKPAGKEVRSHLAE